The Halogranum gelatinilyticum genome includes a window with the following:
- a CDS encoding SDR family NAD(P)-dependent oxidoreductase has translation MDGKTAVVTGGSRGLGKAIAAAYAAAGAHVVICGREQADLDAAVADITDVAGDVTAVRADVRDEFDVERLMETAAKGTDGIDVVVANAATIHGDPGGMPLADESYTAFDDTLRTNVRGVYATVREALPHMAPDGRVLIPSGSVAQEAKSGMGSYAVSKAAAEAVARGFAVDVEQAVGVVDPGLAATELTGGQGRDPADLAGLYVWAASEVDAAEFDGGRLTVRDWKKATR, from the coding sequence ATGGACGGCAAGACGGCAGTCGTAACTGGGGGGAGTCGCGGACTCGGGAAAGCCATCGCGGCCGCCTACGCGGCGGCGGGCGCACACGTCGTCATCTGTGGCCGCGAGCAGGCGGATCTCGACGCCGCCGTCGCCGACATCACAGACGTCGCCGGCGACGTGACCGCGGTCCGCGCGGACGTGCGCGATGAGTTCGATGTCGAACGGCTGATGGAGACCGCCGCGAAGGGGACCGACGGCATCGACGTCGTCGTCGCCAACGCGGCCACCATCCACGGCGACCCCGGCGGGATGCCGCTGGCGGACGAATCCTACACCGCCTTCGACGACACGCTCCGGACGAACGTCCGCGGCGTCTACGCGACGGTCCGCGAGGCACTGCCGCATATGGCTCCCGACGGCCGCGTGCTGATCCCCTCCGGCTCCGTCGCCCAGGAAGCCAAGTCCGGGATGGGTTCGTACGCGGTGTCGAAGGCGGCCGCCGAGGCGGTCGCGCGCGGCTTCGCCGTCGACGTCGAGCAGGCCGTCGGCGTCGTCGACCCCGGCCTCGCCGCGACGGAGCTGACAGGTGGCCAGGGTCGGGACCCGGCGGACCTCGCCGGGCTGTACGTCTGGGCCGCGAGCGAGGTCGACGCCGCGGAGTTCGACGGCGGTCGGCTGACCGTCCGCGACTGGAAGAAGGCGACGCGCTGA
- a CDS encoding 30S ribosomal protein S8e, which yields MKDQGRSKRKRTGGRLKPFRNKKRYQLGREPAETTVGEPRMQVIDSRGTETKTRALSTNVAQVADGGETKQATIENVVDNPANINYIRRNIITKGAIIDTDLGKARVTSRPGQNGQVNAVLVDDE from the coding sequence ATGAAAGACCAGGGACGCTCCAAGCGAAAGCGTACCGGCGGCCGACTGAAGCCGTTCCGGAACAAGAAGCGCTACCAGCTCGGCCGCGAGCCGGCTGAGACGACCGTCGGCGAGCCGCGGATGCAGGTCATCGACTCCCGCGGTACCGAGACGAAGACCCGCGCGCTCTCGACGAACGTCGCGCAGGTCGCCGACGGCGGCGAGACGAAGCAGGCGACCATCGAGAACGTCGTCGACAACCCGGCCAACATCAACTACATCCGCCGGAACATCATCACGAAGGGCGCAATCATCGACACGGACCTCGGTAAGGCCCGCGTGACCTCCCGCCCCGGCCAGAACGGCCAGGTCAACGCCGTCCTCGTCGACGACGAGTAA
- a CDS encoding HalOD1 output domain-containing protein: MSERTIRISEVTEQQTHPEEPLGMTVIDAVSQATGVPVTQMDVELNDYVDPDALDGLFADRFDGSPREGGRVVFSMLGCEIHVHGDGRVVVTPE, encoded by the coding sequence ATGTCAGAACGAACAATCCGGATAAGCGAAGTGACCGAGCAACAGACTCACCCTGAAGAACCGCTCGGTATGACCGTCATCGATGCCGTCAGCCAAGCGACCGGCGTCCCCGTGACCCAGATGGACGTCGAACTGAACGACTACGTTGACCCCGACGCGCTCGACGGACTCTTCGCCGACCGCTTCGATGGCTCGCCACGAGAGGGCGGTCGGGTCGTCTTCTCCATGCTCGGCTGTGAAATCCACGTCCACGGGGACGGCCGCGTCGTCGTCACGCCCGAGTAG
- a CDS encoding DUF2240 family protein, with protein MSLDVAVAVPFRQQGKTRLEEGAFVVALSLDRDWFSPDQAKRLIDVATGRGLVAREDGELVAQFDPSDIEIPEDFAPDASIIREQSTFEMVLDALVAAGHEKQTVVATANESQRELGVTLETAAILYAHKNGVDVGDAVRKARDELVGA; from the coding sequence ATGAGTCTCGACGTCGCCGTGGCCGTGCCGTTCCGCCAACAGGGCAAGACCCGCCTGGAAGAGGGTGCGTTCGTCGTCGCGCTCTCGCTGGACCGCGACTGGTTCTCGCCCGACCAGGCGAAGCGTCTCATCGACGTCGCGACCGGCCGCGGTCTCGTCGCCCGCGAGGACGGCGAGCTCGTCGCCCAGTTCGACCCGTCAGATATAGAGATTCCCGAAGATTTCGCGCCCGACGCCTCTATCATCCGTGAGCAGTCGACCTTCGAGATGGTGCTCGACGCGCTCGTCGCGGCGGGCCACGAGAAACAGACGGTCGTCGCGACGGCAAACGAGAGCCAGCGCGAACTCGGCGTGACACTGGAGACGGCGGCGATTCTCTACGCCCACAAGAACGGCGTCGACGTCGGCGACGCGGTCCGGAAGGCCCGCGACGAACTCGTCGGAGCCTGA
- a CDS encoding class I SAM-dependent methyltransferase, translating to MDSNDVRREWAERSGEFSPEYYAYRGPDETSERIRTVLDREVGTDASVLELGCSAGRHLAHLADNGYDDLHGVDINEESFDVMAEAYPDLAETGTFYVDAIESVVERFDDDRFDAVYSVETLQHIHPDHDEVFGELTRIADDLVVTVENESGTEDEENVAADGVGDASDEAVNYVNDEFPLYYRDWNAVFTELGWAEIESVSADRDTLRAFRPA from the coding sequence GTGGATTCTAACGACGTCCGTCGCGAGTGGGCAGAGCGGTCCGGAGAGTTCTCGCCGGAGTACTACGCCTACCGTGGGCCAGACGAGACGAGCGAGCGGATTCGGACCGTGCTCGACCGCGAGGTCGGGACGGACGCGTCCGTGCTCGAACTCGGCTGTAGCGCGGGACGTCATCTCGCACATCTCGCCGACAACGGCTACGACGACCTCCACGGCGTCGACATCAACGAGGAGTCCTTCGACGTGATGGCCGAGGCGTATCCGGACCTCGCCGAGACGGGGACGTTCTACGTCGACGCCATCGAGTCAGTCGTCGAGCGGTTCGACGACGACCGTTTCGACGCCGTCTACTCGGTCGAGACGCTCCAACACATCCATCCCGACCACGACGAGGTCTTCGGAGAACTGACGCGGATCGCCGACGACCTCGTCGTCACCGTCGAGAACGAGTCAGGGACGGAAGACGAGGAGAACGTGGCTGCGGACGGCGTCGGCGACGCTTCGGACGAGGCGGTCAACTACGTCAACGACGAGTTCCCGCTCTACTACCGCGACTGGAACGCGGTCTTCACCGAACTCGGATGGGCCGAGATCGAGTCGGTGTCCGCCGACCGCGACACGCTCCGGGCGTTCCGGCCCGCGTGA
- a CDS encoding cold-shock protein, with protein sequence MAKGNVDFFNDTGGYGFISTDDADDDVFFHMEDISGPDLEEGQEVEFEIEQAPKGPRAKNLTRL encoded by the coding sequence ATGGCGAAAGGAAACGTTGATTTCTTCAACGACACAGGCGGCTACGGTTTCATCTCGACGGACGATGCGGACGACGACGTGTTCTTCCACATGGAAGACATCAGCGGTCCGGACCTCGAAGAAGGTCAGGAAGTCGAATTCGAAATCGAGCAGGCCCCGAAGGGCCCGCGCGCGAAGAACCTGACCCGACTTTAA
- a CDS encoding DNA double-strand break repair nuclease NurA: MTLDPVHVDSIARLASAIAGSVDDSDHDGLAEAVWADWLDPLHHSGRKVIEPLGEQQLQAAAIDDVALADTPFPTVHGLDSGTINPTTFKNGLVLDLAHAAMASVPTDLDLHRSRSIVATVHSNDATDHFPEDWMHDDRGYSRRRILHAPRVSRFAEGVVHALSLYLAESDHALVHANTVEDLLLLDGPLYPKELLNWQDRDAELGELAREAKPRSIVENYIRLVETFVEKDVPLAGFIKNPSAKLITRTVREKGVDAPWVDDTALFTRLLERREDGERLTEDLTFTSWFVSRGGSDRTLAADGDALGVERKLDPELYEVTFFLVYEPRRDLLYRVEAPYAFTRDEEMRTALTTQILSDVAIARGPPEAIDKADELARIGAGEKAALRRKLEEQFDTEFVKTYNDVRWGEEY; the protein is encoded by the coding sequence ATGACCCTCGACCCCGTCCACGTCGACAGCATCGCGCGACTGGCCAGTGCCATCGCCGGGAGCGTGGACGACAGCGACCACGACGGTCTCGCCGAGGCGGTCTGGGCCGACTGGCTCGACCCGCTGCACCACAGCGGCCGCAAAGTGATCGAACCGCTCGGCGAACAACAGTTGCAAGCGGCCGCCATCGACGACGTCGCGCTCGCCGACACGCCCTTCCCGACCGTCCACGGTCTCGACTCGGGGACCATCAACCCGACGACGTTCAAGAACGGGCTCGTGCTCGACCTCGCGCACGCCGCGATGGCGTCGGTGCCGACGGACCTCGACCTCCACCGCTCGCGTAGCATCGTCGCGACGGTCCACAGCAACGACGCCACGGACCACTTCCCCGAAGACTGGATGCACGACGACCGCGGCTACAGCCGTCGGCGCATCCTCCACGCCCCCCGCGTCTCGCGGTTCGCCGAGGGCGTCGTCCACGCGCTCTCGCTCTATCTCGCCGAGAGCGACCACGCGCTCGTCCACGCCAACACCGTCGAGGACCTCCTCTTGCTCGACGGGCCGCTGTACCCCAAGGAACTCCTGAACTGGCAGGATCGTGACGCCGAGTTAGGGGAACTCGCCCGCGAGGCCAAACCTCGGAGCATCGTCGAGAACTACATCCGGCTCGTCGAGACGTTCGTCGAGAAGGACGTGCCGCTGGCGGGCTTCATCAAGAACCCCTCGGCGAAGCTGATTACACGAACTGTCCGCGAGAAGGGCGTCGACGCGCCGTGGGTCGACGACACCGCCCTCTTCACTCGTCTCCTCGAACGCCGCGAGGACGGCGAGCGGCTGACCGAGGACCTGACGTTCACCTCGTGGTTCGTCTCCCGCGGCGGCTCGGACCGCACGCTCGCCGCCGACGGCGACGCCTTAGGTGTCGAGCGGAAACTCGACCCCGAACTGTACGAGGTGACGTTCTTCCTCGTCTACGAGCCGCGACGCGACCTGCTCTACCGCGTCGAGGCACCCTACGCGTTCACGAGAGACGAGGAGATGCGAACGGCGCTGACGACGCAGATTCTCTCGGACGTCGCAATCGCCCGCGGGCCGCCGGAGGCCATCGACAAGGCCGACGAACTCGCCCGTATCGGTGCAGGCGAGAAGGCCGCGCTGCGGCGGAAGCTCGAAGAGCAGTTCGACACGGAGTTCGTCAAGACCTACAACGACGTGCGCTGGGGAGAAGAGTACTAG
- a CDS encoding DUF7113 family protein: MLLVRGHAGGTALTGTVFERGEEAPSYKGAPDEDAPYVWVCDEFYEVESGGSATTIDGRDINVAFDTPMPRGFETREQALAAAKEHIRTQFARVGIAEADVEIEVVKQQPGEA; encoded by the coding sequence ATGCTATTAGTTCGCGGTCACGCCGGCGGCACGGCGCTCACTGGGACGGTCTTCGAGCGCGGTGAGGAAGCGCCGTCGTACAAGGGCGCGCCCGACGAGGACGCGCCCTACGTCTGGGTCTGCGACGAGTTCTACGAGGTCGAGAGCGGCGGGTCGGCGACGACAATCGACGGTCGCGACATCAACGTCGCTTTCGATACGCCGATGCCCCGCGGCTTCGAGACGCGCGAGCAGGCATTGGCGGCCGCGAAAGAACACATCCGGACGCAGTTCGCCCGCGTCGGCATTGCCGAGGCGGACGTCGAGATCGAGGTCGTGAAACAGCAGCCCGGCGAGGCGTAG
- a CDS encoding ATP-binding protein, translated as MTLEDFTEFSADDGDEADDSGGGPAAEAADEAVVDDADPAADGGDGDTETAATETETGSSFERFAAEAAGADRGIGTISVSQGLRVAEDGDDTELRAFVTTGNRETVRLGKYLLVPYPDNETLFCRITSLEYAQEFQTDDATEIHARRAMRQDDFEERDYKFMASLEPVAVLYREGGELKRRMTDRVPKPGSVIAEATDSEQIKTGLKIPEDGVFLGHLSVGGEKVRTAAEPPTIDYRLKDDYRDGDPLVFRHTLVAGGTGSGKTHGSKNILRQYLTEERTYAMDDGREVQTAVVQFDPQDEYAQMHDDNPDLDADFARKLDREGVAYGGHSDTVALVPEVDKSTYPGTGHRAEQVSFTIPFSMVRQRPWLVAGASLNDNQYNALTLLLDRFFRDYGNSGTYRQFVNFLDDPALREEYDESGRIHEATFDAVMRKTRTKAANQVFDQDARPITELVHDLVRPGGLSVVPTYHINNSRATEIVVLAVSSLLIDEKLSNSPAHDRIKETPLVVGMDEAHNFLTDADSVQARKVISKFTEAAKQGRKERLGLFLITQDPQDIAEPVFKQVNTKIILNLGDEDAIKSVNIPQKLANKVPYMEKGQMVVYSPDNSEPVELIGLSKCLTRHGE; from the coding sequence ATGACTCTGGAGGACTTCACCGAATTCTCCGCTGACGACGGCGACGAGGCCGACGACAGCGGGGGTGGCCCGGCCGCCGAGGCTGCCGACGAGGCTGTTGTCGACGACGCCGACCCGGCGGCCGACGGGGGCGACGGCGACACCGAGACGGCGGCGACCGAGACGGAGACGGGCAGTAGCTTCGAGCGGTTCGCGGCCGAGGCGGCGGGCGCGGACCGCGGCATCGGCACTATCTCCGTCTCGCAGGGGCTCCGCGTCGCCGAGGACGGCGACGACACCGAGCTGCGGGCGTTCGTCACCACGGGCAACCGCGAGACCGTCCGGCTCGGCAAGTATCTGCTCGTCCCCTATCCGGACAACGAGACGCTCTTCTGTCGCATCACCTCCCTCGAATACGCCCAGGAGTTCCAAACCGACGACGCCACCGAGATTCACGCCCGTCGTGCCATGCGGCAGGACGACTTCGAGGAACGCGACTACAAGTTCATGGCCTCGCTCGAACCCGTCGCCGTGCTCTACCGCGAGGGCGGTGAGCTGAAACGCCGGATGACCGACCGCGTGCCCAAACCCGGCTCGGTCATCGCGGAGGCGACCGACAGCGAGCAGATCAAAACAGGACTCAAAATTCCGGAAGACGGCGTCTTCCTCGGGCATCTCTCCGTCGGCGGCGAGAAGGTCCGGACGGCGGCCGAACCGCCGACTATCGACTACCGGCTGAAGGACGACTACCGCGACGGCGACCCGCTCGTCTTTCGGCACACCCTCGTCGCCGGCGGGACGGGGTCGGGCAAGACCCACGGCTCGAAGAACATCCTCCGGCAGTATCTCACCGAGGAGCGGACCTACGCGATGGACGACGGCCGCGAGGTCCAAACTGCGGTCGTGCAGTTCGACCCGCAGGACGAGTACGCCCAGATGCACGACGACAACCCCGACCTCGACGCCGACTTCGCCCGGAAACTCGACCGCGAGGGCGTCGCCTACGGCGGCCACTCCGACACCGTCGCGCTCGTGCCCGAGGTCGACAAGTCGACGTATCCCGGCACGGGCCACCGCGCCGAGCAGGTGTCGTTCACCATCCCCTTCTCGATGGTCCGCCAGCGGCCGTGGCTCGTCGCCGGCGCGAGTCTCAACGACAACCAGTACAACGCGCTGACGCTCCTGCTCGACCGCTTCTTCCGCGACTACGGCAACTCGGGGACCTACCGGCAGTTCGTCAACTTCCTAGACGACCCGGCACTGCGCGAGGAGTACGACGAGTCCGGCCGCATCCACGAGGCGACCTTCGACGCCGTGATGCGGAAGACCCGCACCAAGGCCGCGAACCAGGTCTTCGACCAGGACGCCCGGCCCATTACGGAACTCGTCCACGACCTCGTCCGGCCCGGCGGCCTGTCGGTGGTCCCGACCTACCACATCAACAACTCTCGCGCGACCGAAATCGTCGTGCTCGCGGTGTCGAGTCTCCTCATCGACGAGAAGCTCTCGAACAGCCCCGCCCACGACCGCATCAAGGAGACGCCGCTCGTCGTCGGCATGGACGAGGCGCACAACTTCCTCACCGACGCCGACAGTGTACAGGCCCGCAAGGTCATCTCGAAGTTCACCGAAGCCGCCAAACAGGGCCGCAAGGAGCGACTCGGTCTGTTCCTCATCACGCAGGACCCCCAGGACATCGCCGAACCCGTCTTCAAGCAGGTAAACACGAAAATCATCCTCAACCTCGGCGACGAGGACGCGATCAAATCGGTCAACATCCCCCAGAAGCTCGCGAACAAGGTGCCCTACATGGAGAAAGGCCAGATGGTCGTGTACTCGCCGGACAACTCCGAGCCGGTGGAGTTGATCGGGCTGTCGAAGTGTTTGACTCGGCACGGCGAGTGA
- a CDS encoding alcohol dehydrogenase catalytic domain-containing protein, producing MRAAAFTDLVGPDGVSVIEQPDPEPGPGEAVVDVDACAINRHDLWILEGDSAMVDAADLPFVTGLDVAGVVRSVGEGASVEPGDRVVLCPNETCGVCQFCREGPENLCEEFSLYHGGLAEQALVAADRLVALPDGVDTTTAAALPTAYMTAFHMLRRADVGPGDLVFVPGATGGVGVASVQLADAMGARTVGTSSSATKLARVEELGLDHALDVTDPDAMRAAVADVGEPDAVLNHLGGPYTAVGLDVLRRGGRMVVCGRTAGGSSEIDIPDLFLGHKRVEGSTMGTQRDLERLVGLVADGGLSPEIDATYPLDETGAAFAAMQEREGVGKLVVTADG from the coding sequence ATGCGAGCCGCAGCCTTCACCGACCTCGTCGGCCCGGACGGTGTGAGCGTCATCGAGCAGCCCGACCCCGAACCCGGTCCGGGCGAAGCGGTCGTCGACGTCGACGCCTGTGCCATCAACCGTCACGACCTCTGGATACTGGAGGGCGACTCCGCGATGGTCGACGCCGCGGACCTGCCGTTCGTCACCGGACTCGACGTCGCGGGCGTCGTCCGCTCGGTCGGCGAGGGTGCGAGCGTCGAGCCGGGTGACCGGGTCGTCCTCTGTCCGAACGAGACCTGTGGCGTCTGTCAGTTCTGCCGCGAGGGACCCGAGAACCTGTGTGAGGAGTTCTCGCTGTACCACGGCGGGCTGGCCGAGCAGGCACTCGTCGCCGCCGACCGACTGGTCGCGTTGCCCGACGGGGTCGATACGACGACGGCGGCCGCGCTGCCGACGGCGTACATGACCGCCTTCCATATGCTCCGGCGCGCCGATGTTGGCCCGGGCGACCTCGTGTTCGTCCCCGGCGCGACCGGCGGCGTCGGCGTCGCGAGCGTCCAGTTGGCCGACGCGATGGGCGCGCGGACGGTCGGCACGTCGTCGTCCGCGACGAAACTCGCCCGTGTCGAGGAGCTGGGGCTGGACCACGCGCTCGACGTCACCGACCCCGACGCGATGCGCGCGGCCGTCGCCGACGTGGGCGAGCCGGACGCCGTGCTCAACCATCTCGGTGGGCCGTACACCGCGGTCGGTCTCGACGTGCTGCGTCGCGGCGGTCGGATGGTCGTCTGCGGCCGGACTGCTGGCGGCAGCTCCGAGATCGACATCCCCGACCTGTTTCTCGGCCACAAGCGCGTCGAGGGGAGTACGATGGGCACGCAGCGCGACCTCGAACGGCTGGTCGGCCTCGTCGCCGACGGCGGCCTCTCGCCCGAGATCGACGCGACGTATCCGCTCGACGAGACGGGGGCGGCCTTCGCGGCGATGCAGGAGCGCGAGGGCGTCGGCAAGCTCGTCGTGACGGCCGACGGCTGA
- a CDS encoding universal stress protein: MPKHVLVPVDGSPQSSKAVEFAVGEWPDAELTLLNVINPVDAGYSPTAGVPSGAEEWFEEAKANAERVLAAATPTAAATVHTRTEVGRPSQTIVEVAEEGDIDHVVMGSHGRKGVSRILLGSVAEAVIRNSTVPVTVVR, encoded by the coding sequence ATGCCCAAACACGTGCTCGTGCCGGTCGACGGCTCTCCCCAGTCGAGTAAGGCCGTCGAGTTCGCGGTCGGCGAGTGGCCGGACGCCGAACTGACGCTCCTGAACGTCATCAACCCCGTCGACGCGGGCTACAGTCCGACGGCTGGCGTCCCGAGCGGGGCCGAGGAGTGGTTCGAGGAGGCGAAAGCGAACGCCGAACGGGTGCTGGCCGCGGCGACGCCGACGGCGGCGGCGACGGTCCACACCCGGACCGAGGTCGGCCGACCCTCTCAGACCATCGTCGAGGTCGCCGAGGAGGGCGACATCGACCACGTCGTGATGGGCAGTCACGGCCGGAAGGGCGTCTCGCGTATCCTGCTCGGCAGCGTGGCCGAGGCAGTCATCCGTAACTCGACGGTCCCGGTGACGGTCGTCCGCTGA